A single window of Candidatus Cybelea sp. DNA harbors:
- the thiL gene encoding thiamine-phosphate kinase has translation MSEDEIVAGIEALLSQGRRREARSRVLLGIGDDAALWQPSRSHRSVISTDMLVEGVHFTREAMSLEDAGWRAMVANLSDLAAMGARPVLATVALGVAHKNAAGDTLELYRGIAQAADRYGIAIAGGDLTRSEALTISIAVVGEVRPSNVKTRSGGRPGDVLAVTGELGAARAGLEGAPDALEAFRRPHARLAEGRFLAASANVTAMMDCSDGLSTDVYRLCAASDCGARIENAPVAPSAFAFAQSRGENPELFALAGGEDFELLAAIRPRAFVYLAGRFAKRFGRPLLRVGVLEQEEGVRQDGQPLERSGWEHFGEKRG, from the coding sequence GTGAGCGAAGACGAGATCGTCGCGGGTATCGAGGCGCTGCTCTCGCAGGGGCGTCGCCGCGAAGCCCGGAGCCGCGTGCTGCTGGGGATCGGCGACGACGCGGCGCTCTGGCAGCCGTCGCGCTCGCACCGCAGCGTCATCTCGACCGACATGCTCGTCGAAGGCGTGCACTTCACGCGGGAAGCGATGTCGCTCGAAGACGCCGGCTGGCGCGCGATGGTTGCAAACTTGAGCGATCTCGCGGCGATGGGTGCGCGCCCGGTGCTCGCCACCGTCGCACTCGGCGTCGCGCATAAGAATGCCGCGGGCGACACGCTCGAACTCTATCGCGGAATCGCGCAGGCGGCGGATCGCTACGGCATCGCGATCGCCGGCGGCGATCTCACGCGCAGCGAGGCGTTGACGATCTCGATTGCCGTTGTGGGAGAGGTTCGTCCCTCCAACGTCAAGACGCGTTCGGGGGGGCGGCCCGGCGACGTCCTCGCGGTGACCGGCGAACTCGGAGCGGCGCGGGCCGGGCTCGAAGGCGCGCCCGATGCGCTCGAAGCATTTCGCCGACCGCACGCCCGGCTGGCGGAGGGGCGCTTCTTGGCCGCGAGCGCCAACGTCACGGCGATGATGGACTGTTCCGACGGGCTTTCGACCGACGTCTACCGCCTCTGTGCGGCCAGCGACTGCGGCGCGCGGATCGAAAACGCTCCGGTGGCACCCTCGGCCTTCGCCTTCGCGCAAAGCCGGGGCGAGAATCCGGAGCTTTTCGCGCTGGCCGGGGGTGAGGATTTCGAGCTGCTGGCGGCGATCCGGCCGCGAGCCTTCGTCTACCTAGCCGGCCGCTTTGCCAAAAGGTTCGGCCGCCCGCTGCTGCGCGTAGGGGTGCTGGAACAGGAAGAAGGCGTGCGCCAGGACGGCCAACCGCTCGAGCGGTCGGGCTGGGAGCATTTCGGAGAGAAGAGGGGCTAG
- the rpmB gene encoding 50S ribosomal protein L28 — protein MAKRCEVCGKGPKSGNNVSHAMNKTKRRWLPNLQSVRIDDRGVHRTARVCTSCLRSKRVTRRA, from the coding sequence ATGGCCAAGCGCTGTGAAGTTTGCGGGAAGGGACCCAAGTCGGGAAACAACGTCAGCCACGCTATGAATAAGACGAAGCGCCGCTGGCTCCCGAACCTGCAATCCGTGCGGATCGACGACCGCGGGGTGCACCGCACCGCGCGCGTCTGCACGAGTTGTCTGCGCTCGAAGCGCGTTACCCGCCGAGCCTAG